A window of Candidatus Methylomirabilota bacterium contains these coding sequences:
- a CDS encoding class I SAM-dependent methyltransferase — protein sequence MEVSLEERQVRRAYDFYSPIYDFLFKKIFEPGRIAAVRLLGSPPRGRVLEVGIGTGLNLPFYPRGIDLVGIDLSEGMLRKAQEKVDNLRMDNAILKVMDASAMDFGEAEFDATLATYVISAVPDPVAVLREMRRVTKPGGTIVILNHFRSENSLMRRIEDALAPVCAHLGWKTNLALTPLLKAVGLTPEVTRRVNLLRGWHLVKCVNRT from the coding sequence TTGGAAGTCTCTCTGGAAGAGCGGCAGGTCCGGCGCGCCTACGATTTCTACTCGCCGATCTACGACTTCCTGTTCAAGAAGATCTTCGAGCCGGGCCGGATCGCCGCCGTTCGCCTCCTCGGCAGTCCCCCCCGCGGGCGGGTCCTGGAGGTCGGCATCGGGACCGGGCTCAACCTGCCGTTCTATCCGCGCGGCATCGACCTGGTCGGGATCGACCTCTCCGAAGGCATGCTGAGGAAGGCCCAGGAGAAGGTCGACAACCTGCGGATGGACAACGCGATCCTGAAGGTCATGGATGCCTCGGCCATGGACTTCGGCGAGGCGGAGTTCGACGCGACCCTGGCCACCTATGTCATCAGCGCCGTTCCCGATCCGGTCGCCGTCCTGCGAGAGATGCGGCGCGTGACCAAGCCCGGCGGGACCATCGTGATCCTCAACCACTTCCGGAGCGAGAACTCCCTGATGCGGCGGATCGAGGACGCGCTGGCGCCGGTGTGCGCGCATCTCGGCTGGAAGACGAACCTGGCGCTGACCCCCCTCCTCAAGGCCGTCGGCCTCACTCCGGAGGTCACCCGGCGCGTCAACCTCCTGCGCGGGTGGCACCTCGTCAAGTGCGTCAATCGGACGTAG
- the mgtE gene encoding magnesium transporter, with the protein MEAEETSRLQQEVSRLLADPEPHPEQLTELLESTHPADLARVLRELPIGDQVRLFRDLPRERAGAVLAEMDDDSLLELVQALDQGEVSEILDRMPPDEAADVVETLPEAQAEQILDLMKEEESEEVQELLRYGESTAGGIMTPEFVAVHEDMTVGQALDHVRKSAAAEGLFYVYVVDDHDHLVGVVPLRRLITADPSTPVHAIRRADVVSVSADTDQEEVARLVTKHNLVAVPVVSKDNRLLGTITVDDVIDVIHEEATEDIHRLGGVAGDETIFDPPTKVVRRRFFWLLVNLPTAILAASVVALFEPAIQTAAVLAVFMPIVAGMGGNAGIQTFTVIVRAIALGDLTLANTRKVLAREVLIGVANGVGTGLAAGLIAYLWKGNAWLGLILGLAMITNMLVAGLAGTLIPVALKLIHVDPAVATGVIVTTFTDCFGFLSFLGLATALLRFLQ; encoded by the coding sequence ATGGAAGCCGAGGAGACCTCGCGCCTGCAACAGGAGGTTTCGCGGCTGCTGGCCGATCCGGAGCCGCATCCCGAGCAGCTCACGGAGCTGCTGGAGTCCACTCACCCGGCCGACCTGGCCCGGGTGCTGCGCGAGCTGCCGATCGGCGATCAGGTCCGGCTCTTCCGGGACCTTCCCCGAGAGCGGGCCGGCGCCGTCCTGGCCGAGATGGACGACGACAGCCTGCTCGAGCTCGTGCAGGCGCTCGACCAGGGAGAGGTCTCCGAGATCCTCGACCGCATGCCGCCCGACGAGGCGGCCGACGTGGTCGAGACCCTGCCCGAGGCGCAAGCCGAGCAGATCCTCGACCTGATGAAGGAGGAGGAGTCCGAGGAGGTCCAGGAGCTCCTCCGCTACGGCGAGTCCACCGCGGGCGGCATCATGACGCCCGAGTTCGTGGCCGTGCACGAGGACATGACCGTGGGTCAGGCTCTCGATCATGTCCGCAAGTCCGCGGCGGCCGAGGGCCTCTTCTACGTCTACGTCGTGGACGACCACGACCACCTGGTGGGCGTCGTCCCCCTGCGCCGGCTGATCACGGCCGACCCCTCGACGCCCGTCCACGCGATCCGGCGGGCGGACGTCGTCAGCGTGAGCGCCGACACCGATCAGGAAGAGGTCGCCCGGCTCGTCACCAAGCACAACCTCGTGGCGGTGCCGGTCGTCAGCAAGGACAACCGGCTCCTGGGAACCATCACCGTGGACGACGTCATCGACGTCATCCACGAGGAGGCCACCGAGGACATCCATCGCCTGGGCGGCGTCGCGGGCGACGAGACGATCTTCGACCCGCCGACCAAGGTGGTGCGCCGCCGCTTCTTCTGGCTCCTCGTCAACCTGCCCACCGCGATCCTGGCCGCCAGCGTGGTGGCCTTGTTCGAGCCGGCCATCCAGACGGCGGCGGTGCTGGCGGTCTTCATGCCCATCGTGGCCGGGATGGGCGGGAACGCCGGGATCCAGACGTTCACGGTCATCGTCCGGGCGATCGCCCTGGGCGACCTGACGCTGGCCAACACGCGCAAGGTGCTGGCCCGCGAGGTGCTGATCGGCGTCGCCAACGGCGTCGGCACCGGGCTGGCGGCGGGCCTGATCGCCTATCTCTGGAAGGGGAACGCGTGGCTCGGCCTGATCCTCGGGTTGGCGATGATCACGAACATGCTGGTGGCAGGGCTGGCCGGGACGCTCATCCCGGTGGCCCTCAAGCTGATTCACGTGGACCCGGCTGTCGCGACCGGCGTGATCGTGACGACGTTCACCGATTGCTTCGGGTTCCTCTCCTTCCTGGGGCTCGCGACGGCCCTGCTCCGGTTCCTGCAGTGA